Proteins from one Arthrobacter sp. Soc17.1.1.1 genomic window:
- the paaE gene encoding 1,2-phenylacetyl-CoA epoxidase subunit PaaE: MAVVLAPSTKRRSAFHSLTVRSVRRLTEDAVEVTLDVPADLQDRYDYLPGQYVALRTRLEIDGEPKEVRRSYSICADPRPGELRVAVKRDLGGVFSTWANESLKAGDTLDVMSPLGQFTPRTTPGQQAVSLVAVAAGSGITPVISIARAMLGSGPNVRFDLVYANRAAMDVMFLEELADLKDRYPSRFAVHHVLSREQRISPLLSGRIDAGKLEQLLGTVIATDRVDEWFLCGPFELVQLCRDFLAERGVPADAVRFELFTTGEPARPEGSIGRPVVTDAAGENYTISFNLDGLQGSVQSPTHARESILNAALRVRPDVPFACAGGVCGTCRAKVVEGSVAMEENYALEPDEVAAGFVLTCQAHPTSDTVTVDYDA; the protein is encoded by the coding sequence ATGGCCGTCGTCCTCGCCCCCTCGACCAAACGGCGCAGCGCCTTCCACAGCCTCACCGTCCGGAGCGTCCGTCGCCTCACGGAGGACGCCGTCGAGGTCACACTCGACGTACCCGCCGACCTGCAGGACAGGTACGACTACCTCCCGGGGCAGTACGTCGCGCTGCGCACTAGGCTCGAGATCGACGGCGAGCCGAAGGAGGTGCGGCGGAGCTACTCGATCTGTGCCGATCCGCGTCCGGGTGAACTGCGGGTCGCGGTCAAGCGCGATCTCGGCGGGGTCTTCTCCACCTGGGCCAATGAGTCCCTCAAGGCCGGGGACACCCTCGACGTGATGAGCCCGCTCGGCCAGTTCACACCCCGCACGACGCCGGGGCAGCAGGCCGTCTCACTCGTGGCCGTCGCTGCCGGATCCGGCATCACGCCGGTCATCTCGATCGCCCGGGCCATGCTCGGGAGCGGCCCGAACGTCCGGTTCGACCTCGTCTACGCCAACCGGGCCGCCATGGACGTCATGTTCCTGGAGGAGCTCGCGGACCTGAAGGACCGCTACCCCTCCCGCTTCGCGGTGCACCACGTCCTGTCCCGCGAACAGCGCATCTCGCCGTTGCTCTCGGGCCGGATCGACGCCGGGAAGCTCGAGCAGCTGCTCGGCACGGTCATCGCGACCGACCGGGTGGACGAGTGGTTCCTCTGCGGCCCGTTCGAGCTCGTGCAGCTGTGCCGGGACTTCCTGGCCGAGCGCGGCGTACCCGCGGACGCGGTACGGTTCGAGCTGTTCACCACCGGCGAGCCGGCCCGGCCCGAAGGAAGCATCGGCCGGCCGGTCGTGACCGACGCCGCCGGCGAGAACTACACCATCTCCTTCAACCTCGACGGACTCCAGGGGTCCGTGCAGAGCCCGACGCATGCGCGCGAATCGATCCTCAACGCCGCGCTGCGGGTGCGCCCCGACGTGCCGTTCGCCTGCGCCGGGGGAGTGTGCGGGACGTGCCGTGCGAAGGTGGTCGAGGGGTCCGTGGCGATGGAGGAGAACTACGCCCTGGAGCCCGACGAGGTGGCGGCCGGCTTCGTCCTCACCTGCCAGGCCCACCCGACCAGCGACACCGTCACGGTCGACTACGACGCCTAG
- the paaD gene encoding 1,2-phenylacetyl-CoA epoxidase subunit PaaD, with translation MIADLRPVAGTHAAVWDVAATVCDPEIPVLTIEDLGILRDARVTESGQVRVTITPTYSGCPAMDAIRDDVTAALHRAGYDDVAVRLTLSPAWTTDWMSDDGKAKLAEYGIAPPTGKAAAGPVRIGLSVKCPQCSSLDTREMTRFGSTSCKALYVCNACREPFDYFKVH, from the coding sequence ATGATCGCCGACCTGCGTCCCGTGGCCGGGACCCACGCCGCCGTCTGGGATGTCGCGGCCACCGTCTGCGACCCGGAGATCCCCGTACTCACCATCGAGGACCTGGGCATCCTCCGCGACGCCCGCGTGACGGAGTCGGGACAGGTCCGGGTGACCATCACCCCCACCTACTCGGGCTGCCCCGCGATGGACGCCATCCGTGACGACGTGACGGCGGCTCTCCACCGCGCCGGGTACGACGACGTCGCCGTCCGACTCACGCTCTCGCCTGCCTGGACGACCGACTGGATGAGCGACGACGGCAAGGCCAAGCTCGCCGAGTACGGTATCGCCCCGCCCACGGGGAAGGCCGCCGCCGGTCCCGTGCGGATCGGGCTGAGCGTCAAGTGCCCCCAGTGCTCGTCGCTGGACACCCGCGAGATGACGCGGTTCGGCTCCACCTCCTGCAAGGCGCTCTACGTCTGCAACGCCTGCAGGGAACCCTTCGACTACTTCAAGGTGCACTGA
- the paaC gene encoding 1,2-phenylacetyl-CoA epoxidase subunit PaaC: protein MSEASATRITPGNALRPEDIALLETRPADAVAQYALGLGDDALILAQRLGWWISRAPELEEDVALANIALDQIGHARSFLTYAGRAWDRTEDDLAYFRREPEFRSVHLVEQPNGDFARTIARQLVVALYQWELYSRLAGSTDPTLAAIAAKAVKEVDYHRDHSIQWVLRLALGTEESRRRMIAGLTLTWPYVEELFADYPLIDALGDAGVRPSSLRAPFDAAVQAVLDEADLELPAVPGAVGGGRLGRHSEHLGYILAEMQVLAREHPGASW, encoded by the coding sequence GTGAGCGAGGCCAGCGCCACCCGCATCACCCCGGGCAACGCGCTGCGCCCCGAGGACATCGCGCTGCTCGAGACCCGGCCCGCCGACGCCGTCGCGCAGTACGCGCTGGGGCTGGGCGACGACGCCCTGATCCTCGCGCAGCGCCTCGGCTGGTGGATCTCCCGCGCTCCCGAGCTCGAGGAGGATGTCGCCCTCGCGAACATCGCCCTCGACCAGATCGGCCACGCCCGCTCCTTCCTGACCTATGCCGGACGGGCCTGGGACAGGACCGAGGACGACCTCGCCTACTTCCGGCGGGAGCCCGAGTTCCGCTCCGTGCACCTCGTCGAGCAGCCCAACGGCGACTTCGCGCGGACCATCGCGCGGCAGCTCGTCGTCGCCCTCTACCAGTGGGAGCTGTACTCGCGGCTCGCCGGCTCCACCGACCCGACGCTCGCCGCGATCGCAGCGAAGGCCGTCAAGGAGGTCGACTACCACCGCGACCACAGCATCCAGTGGGTGCTGCGGCTCGCGCTCGGCACCGAGGAATCGCGCCGGCGCATGATCGCCGGGCTCACGCTCACCTGGCCCTACGTCGAGGAGCTGTTCGCCGACTACCCGCTCATCGACGCGCTCGGCGACGCCGGCGTGCGCCCCAGCAGCCTCCGGGCGCCGTTCGACGCAGCGGTGCAGGCCGTCCTCGACGAGGCCGACCTCGAGCTCCCGGCCGTGCCCGGCGCCGTCGGCGGGGGACGCCTCGGCCGCCACAGCGAGCACCTCGGCTACATCCTCGCCGAGATGCAGGTCCTCGCCCGCGAACACCCGGGAGCGTCGTGGTGA
- the paaB gene encoding 1,2-phenylacetyl-CoA epoxidase subunit PaaB: protein MTGGSTTGDDGATAPSTGPQEARAAWPLWEVFVRSSRGLSHVHAGSLHAPDAEMAVRNARDLYTRRNEGVSLWVVPASSIITSDPDAKDAFFESPQGKDYRHATYYTKSEGVKHL from the coding sequence ATGACCGGTGGATCGACGACGGGTGACGACGGCGCGACGGCACCGTCCACGGGCCCGCAGGAGGCACGCGCCGCCTGGCCGCTCTGGGAGGTCTTCGTGCGGTCCTCGCGCGGCCTCTCGCACGTCCACGCCGGATCGCTGCATGCGCCCGACGCCGAGATGGCCGTCCGCAATGCGCGTGACCTCTACACGCGGCGCAACGAGGGAGTGAGCCTCTGGGTGGTCCCGGCGTCGTCCATCATCACCAGCGATCCCGATGCGAAGGACGCCTTCTTCGAATCGCCGCAGGGCAAGGACTACCGCCATGCCACGTACTACACGAAGAGCGAAGGGGTGAAGCACCTGTGA